One stretch of Juglans microcarpa x Juglans regia isolate MS1-56 chromosome 3D, Jm3101_v1.0, whole genome shotgun sequence DNA includes these proteins:
- the LOC121254318 gene encoding uncharacterized protein LOC121254318, which produces MEPPQPALSLSNAATNTVSPHLAYPDSLDSSPRSRNTDSWDDTLPTNNAPTSAKLRLMCSYGGHIVPRPHDKSLCYVGGDTRIVVVDRHTSLSDLSSRLSKTLLNNRPFTLKYQLPNEDLDSLISVTTDEDLDNMIDEYDRISSNSIKPSRLRLFLFPLKPDSSQSIGPILENSAKSEDWFLNALNAAGLLNRGFSDPASVNCLLGLDDDSVGGNNLDSGGARDLEAAQPGSFGNGKSAKQGQDVHSVPDSPMLETTSSFGSTSSSPSLANLPPIRVHVEDGGGSVGGGGRVLDQKVGIEEQFAQISVSSGPKQDEGFSVISSPPPMPVNIAVAPAMSVSSGMVVGEYPNRVISDDERSDHGVPVGYRRVPAAHPQSQPHTLPPQSQPKSSGGLDLPSPDSVSSDSSMTNPLSRLKPVYQDPVVQIPSGTLRVPANPVDPKFNISDPNTRVQMQPQVPDSAYVLQSQFDQQQMLLQQTQHQQQQFMQGTHYVHHSPSGVMPISAYYPVYPSQQQHHHHQHNPLDQQYSVYYLPSRQAQAYNLSVQQSNISEAATGVPSSRPQTPPTAAMAPPPAVYNPTRNATMTKPEMTTGAYRTATTGAPQLVQVSSNQHQQPYLGYSQIHHPSQSMAPTSAATANYAYDFAADPAHGQIYYTQPLAPTMHSQYQTMTPATAVVLPETSGQLPTDNSKQQIRTSQPL; this is translated from the exons ATGGAACCACCACAACCGGCTCTGTCTCTATCTAACGCCGCCACCAACACCGTATCTCCTCACCTCGCCTACCCAGATTCCCTAGACTCCTCCCCTCGCTCCCGCAACACGGACTCTTGGGATGATACTCTTCCCACTAACAACGCCCCCACCTCCGCCAAGCTCCGCCTCATGTGTAGCTACGGCGGTCACATCGTCCCTCGCCCGCATGATAAGTCGCTCTGTTACGTCGGCGGTGACACCCGCATCGTCGTCGTCGACCGCCACACCTCCCTCTCGGACCTCTCGTCTCGCCTCTCCAAGACCCTCCTCAATAACCGCCCCTTCACCCTCAAATACCAGCTCCCGAACGAGGACCTTGACTCCCTCATCTCTGTCACCACCGATGAAGACCTTGATAACATGATCGACGAGTACGATCGCATTTCCTCCAATTCTATCAAACCCTCTCGCCTCCgcctcttcctcttccccctCAAGCCCGATTCCTCGCAATCTATCGGCCCGATTCTCGAAAACTCCGCCAAGTCCGAGGACTGGTTCTTGAACGCTCTGAACGCGGCCGGCTTGCTTAATCGAGGGTTTTCCGACCCCGCCTCGGTCAATTGCTTGCTGGGTCTGGACGATGATAGCGTTGGTGGCAATAACCTGGACTCCGGCGGTGCTAGAGATTTGGAGGCTGCTCAGCCCGGATCGTTTGGGAACGGTAAGAGTGCGAAGCAGGGCCAGGATGTTCACTCTGTGCCGGATTCACCCATGCTTGAAACGACATCGTCTTTCGGGTCCACTTCTTCGTCGCCTTCGCTCGCGAACTTGCCGCCGATTCGGGTCCACGTGGAGGATGGAGGTGGTAGTGTTGGTGGTGGGGGGAGGGTGCTGGATCAGAAGGTAGGGATAGAGGAGCAGTTTGCTCAGATTAGTGTCTCTTCAGGGCCCAAGCAAGATGAGGGGTTTTCCGTTATTTCCTCCCCGCCTCCTATGCCGGTGAATATAGCGGTTGCACCTGCTATGTCAGTGAGTTCTGGGATGGTCGTCGGTGAGTACCCAAATCGGGTTATTTCGGATGACGAAAGATCGGACCACGGTGTGCCGGTTGGGTATCGGAGAGTGCCCGCTGCTCACCCTCAGTCACAGCCTCACACTCTGCCCCCACAATCCCAGCCGAAGTCAAGTGGTGGCCTTGATTTACCTTCCCCCGATTCAGTTTCAAG TGATAGTAGTATGACCAATCCGTTGTCTCGCCTAAAACCTGTTTATCAAGACCCAGTGGTTCAAATCCCCTCTGGAACCTTGAGGGTTCCTGCGAACCCTGTGGATCCAAAGTTTAATATCTCTGACCCCAACACTCGAGTCCAGATGCAACCACAGGTTCCAGATTCTGCGTATGTATTGCAATCCCAATTTGATCAACAACAGATGTTACTACAGCAAACACAGCACCAACAGCAGCAATTCATGCAGGGCACACATTATGTCCACCATTCCCCCTCTGGGGTTATGCCAATCTCGGCATACTACCCTGTCTATCCTTCCCAACAACAGCACCATCATCACCAGCATAATCCACTTGATCAGCAGTACTCGGTATACTATTTGCCCTCAAGGCAGGCCCAAGCGTACAACTTGTCTGTGCAGCAATCTAACATCAGTGAAGCTGCCACTGGTGTCCCTTCTAGCCGCCCTCAAACACCTCCCACTGCTGCAATGGCCCCTCCTCCTGCAGTTTACAATCCCACAAGGAATGCCACTATGACAAAACCTGAAATGACTACGGGTGCTTACAGAACAGCAACCACAGGTGCTCCCCAACTAGTTCAAGTTTCTTCTAATCAGCATCAGCAACCATATCTTGGTTACTCTCAAATTCATCACCCATCCCAATCAATGGCCCCTACTTCAGCTGCAACGGCTAATTATGCTTATGACTTTGCTGCTGATCCTGCTCATGGCCAGATATACTATACTCAGCCGCTGGCACCAACAATGCATTCTCAATACCAGACCATGACACCAGCCACTGCTGTTGTGTTGCCAGAAACTTCTGGTCAGCTTCCCACTGACAACAGCAAGCAGCAGATCAGAACTTCGCAGCCATTATGA